A genomic stretch from Patagioenas fasciata isolate bPatFas1 chromosome 10, bPatFas1.hap1, whole genome shotgun sequence includes:
- the PROK2 gene encoding prokineticin-2, with translation MRSLRGAPPVLLLLLTLLLAAGHGAVITGACDRDQQCGGGMCCAVSLWIRSLRMCTPMGNLGEECHPLSHRVPFSGRRMHHTCPCLPGLTCLRTSPSKFKCLPDFRKEDVFF, from the exons ATGCGGAGCTTGCGCGGCGCTCcgccggtgctgctgctgctgctgacactGCTGCTGGCCGCGGGGCACGGAGCCGTCATCACCGGG GCCTGCGACCGAGACCAGCAGTGCGGAGGAGGGATGTGCTGTGCCGTCAGCCTCTGGATCCGCAGTCTGCGAATGTGCACGCCGATGGGAAATTTGGGAGAGGAGTGCCACCCCCTGAGTCACCGG gttccCTTCTCCGGGCGGCGGATGCACCACACCTGCCCATGTCTCCCTGGCCTCACCTGCCTACGGACTTCTCCCAGCAAATTCAAATGTTTACCGGACTTCAGAAAAGAAGATGTCTTTTTTTAG